Proteins encoded by one window of Clostridium perfringens:
- a CDS encoding sensor histidine kinase: MKVRKYKSLNFKVIVPSIVIIIIVTLLTVVISKFYFDKKFGDYIMIKNQNTVQNILMELSEQYSDNEWNYKNIEKITYNSLDKGIIVALYDKEDKEIMNIEKNSKDKCNRIMNFIKSSMEGKYGSTTSQFEPVYYPLIKSGEKIGEVRVKFYGPIFYMQNELVFLDIVNKIILGIGVLLILASTIMGFIISRSITRPINKLMTKAKYISKGEYDKKIEINTDILEINDLINSINNLSQSIKEQENIRKRLTGDISHELKTPLTNIQSHLEAMIDGIWEPTEERLLSVKEEAERLSSLVSDMQKLNKYDESSIKLKKDNVNISDIICFVIFQFSNLAKSKNIKIEYEKKNINLYCDKDKITQALVNILSNAIRYSNEGSTIFIEEKLKDNKVIISIEDQGIGISEEDLKYVFERFYRADKSRTRATGGTGIGLTIVKSIVSSHGGEVKLESKLGEGSKFTIILPKEDI; this comes from the coding sequence TTGAAGGTAAGAAAATATAAAAGTTTAAATTTTAAGGTTATAGTTCCATCTATAGTTATCATAATAATTGTAACTTTACTTACTGTGGTCATATCTAAATTTTATTTTGATAAAAAATTTGGTGACTATATTATGATTAAAAATCAGAATACAGTACAAAACATTTTGATGGAGCTAAGTGAACAATATTCCGATAATGAGTGGAATTATAAGAATATAGAGAAGATAACTTATAATTCCTTAGATAAAGGGATTATAGTTGCTTTATATGATAAAGAAGATAAGGAAATAATGAACATAGAAAAAAACTCTAAGGATAAATGCAATAGAATTATGAATTTTATAAAAAGTTCTATGGAAGGGAAATATGGCTCTACAACAAGTCAATTTGAACCTGTGTATTATCCTTTAATAAAGAGTGGAGAAAAAATTGGAGAGGTTAGGGTAAAATTTTATGGTCCTATATTTTATATGCAGAATGAATTAGTTTTTCTGGATATAGTAAATAAGATAATATTAGGTATTGGAGTTTTACTTATTTTAGCATCTACAATAATGGGATTTATAATTTCAAGATCCATAACAAGACCAATAAATAAGCTCATGACAAAGGCGAAGTATATCTCTAAAGGAGAGTATGACAAGAAAATTGAGATAAATACAGATATTTTAGAGATAAATGATTTGATAAATTCCATAAATAATCTTTCACAGAGTATAAAAGAGCAAGAGAATATAAGAAAAAGACTTACTGGGGATATTTCTCATGAGTTAAAAACTCCTTTAACAAATATACAGTCTCACTTAGAGGCAATGATAGATGGCATATGGGAACCTACAGAGGAAAGGTTACTAAGTGTTAAGGAAGAGGCAGAAAGATTATCGTCCTTAGTAAGTGATATGCAAAAGTTAAATAAGTATGATGAGTCTTCTATTAAGCTTAAAAAGGATAATGTGAATATAAGTGATATAATTTGCTTTGTAATATTTCAATTTTCTAATTTAGCAAAAAGCAAAAATATAAAGATAGAATATGAAAAAAAGAATATTAATTTATATTGTGATAAGGATAAAATAACACAGGCTTTAGTAAATATTCTTTCAAATGCTATTAGGTATTCAAATGAGGGAAGTACTATTTTTATAGAAGAAAAATTAAAAGATAATAAGGTTATAATATCAATAGAAGATCAAGGTATAGGTATTTCAGAAGAGGATTTAAAATATGTCTTTGAAAGATTCTATAGGGCAGATAAATCTAGAACTAGAGCTACTGGAGGAACAGGAATAGGACTAACCATAGTTAAATCCATAGTATCTTCTCATGGAGGAGAAGTTAAGTTAGAGAGTAAACTAGGTGAAGGAAGTAAGTTTACTATAATATTACCTAAAGAAGATATATGA
- a CDS encoding YerC/YecD family TrpR-related protein, which produces MNGVQSKLKGKDLDFLFEAILKLEDINECYNFFEDICTISELKALAQRLHVAKMLREKKTYTEIAEETKASTATISRVNRCLNYGADGYNNILNRLDEK; this is translated from the coding sequence ATGAATGGAGTACAATCTAAACTAAAAGGTAAGGATTTAGATTTTTTATTTGAGGCTATATTAAAGTTAGAAGATATAAATGAATGTTATAATTTTTTTGAAGATATATGCACTATTTCAGAGCTAAAAGCATTAGCGCAAAGATTACATGTTGCAAAAATGCTTAGGGAGAAAAAAACATATACTGAAATTGCAGAAGAGACTAAGGCTTCAACAGCTACTATAAGTAGAGTAAATAGATGTTTAAACTATGGAGCAGATGGTTACAATAATATCTTAAATAGATTAGATGAGAAATAA
- a CDS encoding DUF349 domain-containing protein, which yields MTTNESNYIDENKNPIETEDFAKALAAEEENSCKRKKEVIEKIRSLAKSAQNWKEANKEFNALLEEFNNIYYYDQETENTLKSELREAKNEFYTARKEFFEKANEGFKENAEKKEDVIKRLEALVYTSDIKACDMLAKSLSEEFYAIGFAGKELNTELYDRFKKARNAAQETRKAAMEGLREEFGNKADRKREIISELKALVNNENWKEATEKFNALCDEFKGIGFSGKEGNEEISLGYKEAKDAFFAKRQEFFDALKAENKVNIEKRKALIEELKKLYENDSWKEASAKVKEISDEFFKIGFCGKEENEKLINEFKEIRDGFYAARQEYFDKINAARANKQKDFLNSLLKNKDEFVKKLKKYISQDEERLSDFTNRLFNVRPGNNSLETIEKYQEIVEDIKGRIESNKAKVKEVQNEMHEIRNELNNLK from the coding sequence ATGACAACTAATGAATCTAATTACATAGATGAAAATAAAAATCCTATAGAAACTGAAGATTTTGCTAAAGCTTTAGCTGCTGAAGAAGAAAATTCTTGTAAGAGAAAAAAAGAAGTAATTGAGAAAATAAGAAGCTTAGCAAAAAGTGCTCAAAATTGGAAAGAAGCTAATAAAGAATTCAACGCTCTTCTTGAAGAGTTTAACAATATTTATTACTATGACCAAGAAACTGAGAATACCCTAAAAAGTGAATTAAGAGAAGCTAAAAATGAATTCTATACTGCTAGAAAAGAATTCTTTGAAAAAGCAAATGAAGGTTTCAAAGAAAATGCTGAAAAGAAAGAAGATGTTATAAAAAGACTTGAAGCTTTAGTATATACAAGTGATATAAAAGCTTGCGATATGTTAGCTAAATCTTTATCTGAAGAATTCTATGCTATAGGCTTTGCAGGTAAAGAATTAAACACTGAATTATATGATAGATTTAAAAAGGCTAGAAATGCAGCTCAAGAAACTAGAAAAGCTGCTATGGAAGGCTTAAGAGAAGAATTCGGAAATAAAGCTGATAGAAAAAGAGAAATTATCTCAGAACTTAAAGCTTTAGTTAATAATGAAAACTGGAAAGAAGCTACTGAAAAGTTCAATGCTCTTTGCGATGAATTCAAAGGTATAGGTTTCTCTGGAAAAGAAGGAAATGAAGAAATTTCTCTAGGATATAAAGAAGCTAAGGATGCTTTCTTTGCTAAGAGACAAGAATTTTTTGATGCCCTAAAAGCTGAGAACAAAGTTAATATAGAAAAAAGAAAAGCTCTTATAGAAGAATTAAAGAAACTATATGAAAATGATAGTTGGAAAGAAGCTTCTGCTAAGGTTAAAGAAATAAGTGATGAATTCTTTAAAATAGGATTCTGCGGAAAAGAAGAAAATGAAAAACTTATAAACGAGTTTAAAGAAATAAGAGATGGTTTCTACGCTGCTAGACAAGAATATTTTGATAAGATAAATGCTGCTAGAGCTAATAAACAAAAAGATTTCTTAAACTCTTTACTTAAAAATAAAGATGAGTTTGTTAAAAAGCTAAAAAAATATATTAGCCAAGATGAAGAAAGACTTTCTGACTTTACTAACAGATTATTTAATGTTAGACCTGGAAACAATTCTTTAGAAACTATTGAAAAATACCAAGAAATAGTTGAAGATATCAAAGGTAGAATTGAAAGCAATAAAGCTAAAGTTAAAGAAGTTCAAAATGAAATGCATGAAATAAGAAATGAACTAAACAATTTAAAATAA
- a CDS encoding DUF1540 domain-containing protein, whose amino-acid sequence MPNLSCGVDNCAYNQNDMCSLNSIKVNGSFANHSEATCCGSFVEKGGFTNAAVDMGPAEPATSVACEAEKCCYNKNCKCHAESIDISGDYAQHQDNTECSTFRQE is encoded by the coding sequence ATGCCAAATTTAAGCTGTGGTGTAGATAACTGTGCATATAATCAAAATGATATGTGTTCATTAAATTCAATAAAAGTAAATGGTTCATTTGCTAATCATTCAGAAGCTACTTGTTGTGGAAGCTTTGTTGAGAAAGGTGGATTTACTAACGCTGCTGTTGATATGGGCCCTGCAGAGCCAGCAACTAGCGTTGCATGTGAAGCTGAGAAATGCTGCTACAATAAAAACTGTAAATGTCATGCTGAAAGCATAGATATTTCAGGTGATTATGCACAACACCAAGACAATACAGAATGTTCAACTTTTAGACAAGAATAA
- a CDS encoding glycogen/starch/alpha-glucan phosphorylase: protein MNKEQIKRGIERYLKVKYGKSSIKDAKDFEIFNALSLTLLEGIVDDWNHTEELYEKEKNAYYFSAEYLMGRALGNNLISLGLYNEVKEVLDELGFDLNRIEEIEEDAGLGNGGLGRLAACFMDSGASLEVPLKGYGIRYNNGLFSQYFEDGFQKEDVDSWLKYGEPWSIRKEDEFVTVDFEDMTVKAIPYDTPIIGYASKNINTLRLWKCEPVKEFDFKLFNEQKYDEALELKNRAEDISRVLYPNDSNREGKLLRLRQQYFLVSASLKDIIRKHKEVFGNVTEDFAKMHAVQLNDTHPVLAIPELIRLLVDEEGFTFEEAYNVASKTFAYTNHTILAEALEKWDVDLIEELFPRILEIIEKIDAEFIVSLEEKGYSEEEIEEFRIVNDGKVRMANLAIHVGFAVNGVAKLHTDILKNIELKNWYELYPEKFQNKTNGITPRRWLRLCNQELSALITELLGNEDWVKNLDLLKGLEKYKDDEEVLKRFMDIKHTKKEQLAAYIKEHEGVQLDPDSIFDIQIKRLHEYKRQLLNTLYILDLYYRLKENPDMDIPKVTFIYGAKAFPGYKRAKSIVKLTNEVAKLINNDESIKGKIKVVFVENYRVSYAEKLFPAADVSKQISTAGKEASGTGNMKFMLNGAPTFGTNDGANVEIVRESGVDNNFIFGLEVEEIEELKGKYDPVAYYEADADLKRVLDSLVDGTFDDGGTGDFEDLYNSLLEEGDQYFLLADFKAFKDTEDKVFEAYKDKLGWAKKAFENTCNAGMFSSDRTIQEYCDDIWGIKKCTNK from the coding sequence ATGAATAAAGAACAAATAAAGAGAGGAATCGAGAGATATCTAAAAGTAAAGTATGGTAAAAGTTCAATTAAAGATGCTAAGGATTTTGAAATTTTCAATGCATTATCACTAACTCTTTTAGAGGGAATTGTTGATGACTGGAATCATACAGAAGAACTTTATGAGAAAGAAAAGAATGCATATTATTTTTCAGCTGAATATTTAATGGGTAGAGCTTTAGGAAATAACTTAATAAGTTTAGGACTTTATAATGAAGTAAAAGAAGTTTTAGATGAACTTGGCTTTGATTTAAATAGAATTGAGGAAATAGAAGAGGATGCTGGTTTAGGAAATGGTGGATTAGGTAGATTAGCAGCTTGTTTTATGGATTCAGGAGCTTCATTAGAAGTACCTTTAAAAGGTTATGGAATTAGATATAATAATGGTTTATTCTCTCAATATTTTGAGGATGGATTCCAAAAAGAAGATGTGGATAGCTGGCTAAAATATGGAGAACCTTGGAGCATAAGAAAAGAGGATGAATTTGTAACTGTTGATTTTGAAGATATGACAGTTAAAGCAATTCCATATGATACCCCAATTATAGGATACGCTAGTAAAAATATAAATACTTTAAGACTATGGAAGTGTGAGCCTGTAAAAGAATTTGATTTTAAATTATTCAATGAACAAAAATATGATGAGGCATTAGAACTTAAAAATAGAGCAGAAGACATATCAAGAGTTTTATATCCAAATGACTCAAATAGAGAAGGTAAATTATTAAGATTAAGACAACAATATTTCTTAGTAAGTGCTTCACTAAAAGATATAATAAGAAAGCATAAAGAGGTTTTTGGAAACGTTACTGAAGATTTTGCAAAGATGCATGCTGTTCAATTAAATGATACTCATCCAGTTTTAGCAATTCCAGAGCTTATAAGACTTCTTGTAGATGAAGAAGGATTTACTTTTGAAGAAGCTTACAATGTAGCTTCAAAAACTTTTGCTTATACAAACCATACTATATTAGCAGAAGCTTTAGAAAAATGGGATGTTGACTTAATAGAGGAATTATTCCCAAGAATATTAGAAATAATTGAAAAGATAGATGCAGAGTTCATAGTTAGCCTTGAAGAAAAAGGATACTCAGAGGAAGAGATAGAAGAGTTTAGAATAGTTAATGATGGAAAAGTTAGAATGGCTAACTTAGCAATACATGTAGGGTTTGCTGTTAATGGTGTTGCTAAATTACACACAGATATATTAAAAAATATTGAGCTTAAAAACTGGTATGAATTATATCCAGAGAAGTTCCAAAACAAAACAAATGGAATAACTCCAAGAAGATGGTTAAGACTATGTAACCAAGAGTTATCAGCTTTAATTACTGAACTTTTAGGAAACGAAGATTGGGTTAAAAATCTAGACTTATTAAAAGGATTAGAAAAATATAAAGATGATGAAGAAGTTTTAAAAAGATTCATGGATATTAAGCACACTAAGAAAGAACAATTAGCTGCTTATATTAAAGAACATGAAGGCGTTCAGTTAGATCCAGATTCAATATTTGATATACAAATTAAGAGATTACATGAGTATAAGAGACAATTATTAAATACTCTATATATCTTAGATTTATATTATAGATTAAAAGAAAATCCAGATATGGATATACCAAAGGTAACATTTATATATGGAGCAAAGGCTTTCCCAGGATATAAGAGAGCTAAATCAATAGTTAAGTTGACAAATGAAGTTGCTAAACTTATAAATAATGATGAATCTATAAAAGGAAAAATAAAGGTTGTATTTGTAGAAAACTACAGAGTTTCTTATGCAGAAAAATTATTCCCAGCAGCAGATGTATCAAAACAAATATCAACAGCTGGTAAAGAGGCATCAGGAACAGGAAACATGAAATTCATGTTAAATGGTGCACCAACTTTCGGAACTAATGATGGAGCTAATGTAGAAATTGTTAGAGAAAGTGGAGTAGATAATAACTTTATCTTTGGATTAGAAGTAGAAGAGATAGAAGAACTAAAAGGAAAATATGATCCAGTTGCTTACTATGAAGCAGATGCAGATTTAAAGAGAGTTTTAGATTCATTAGTAGATGGTACTTTTGATGATGGTGGTACTGGTGACTTTGAAGATCTTTATAATTCATTATTAGAAGAAGGAGATCAATACTTCTTATTAGCAGACTTCAAAGCATTTAAAGATACTGAAGATAAGGTCTTTGAAGCTTATAAAGATAAATTAGGATGGGCTAAAAAAGCCTTTGAAAATACTTGTAATGCAGGTATGTTCTCAAGTGACAGAACAATACAAGAATATTGTGATGACATCTGGGGAATTAAAAAATGTACTAATAAATAA
- the glmM gene encoding phosphoglucosamine mutase: protein MSRLFGTDGVRGIANTELTAELAYNLGRAGAYVLTEGTHKPKILVAKDTRISGDMLEAALVAGILSVGAEAVCLGVVPTPAVAHLTRVYGADAGVMISASHNPVEYNGIKFFDDKGYKLSDDLEDEIQRVIESGFENVPSPTGANLGREIIEKAALEDYISFAKDTIGISLEGLRVALDCANGASHEAAVRAFRELGAEIFVINDNPDGTNINENCGSTHPEELMEYVVKKKCHMGFAFDGDADRCLAVDEQGNLVDGDFILTICAKYLKELGRLKDDTLVVTVMSNLGLMIACKNEKINTAVTKVGDRYVLEEMLAKGYSLGGEQSGHIIFLDHNSTGDGLVTALQVASIVKRTGKSLFELKNVMKVLPQVLVNAKVPNNMKNIHEEDEEIIAEIKKMEAALDGCGRVLIRPSGTEPLVRVMLEGENQAEIDEMAHNLARMIEAKCN, encoded by the coding sequence TTGTCAAGATTATTTGGAACAGATGGAGTTAGAGGAATAGCAAATACTGAATTAACAGCAGAATTAGCATATAACTTAGGTAGAGCTGGAGCTTATGTTTTAACAGAGGGAACTCATAAACCTAAGATATTAGTAGCAAAAGATACTAGAATATCAGGAGATATGCTAGAGGCTGCTTTAGTTGCAGGTATATTATCAGTTGGAGCAGAAGCAGTATGCTTAGGAGTAGTTCCAACACCAGCGGTAGCTCACTTAACAAGAGTATATGGAGCAGACGCTGGAGTTATGATATCAGCTTCACACAATCCAGTTGAATATAATGGAATAAAATTCTTTGATGATAAGGGATATAAATTATCAGATGATTTAGAAGATGAAATACAAAGAGTTATAGAAAGTGGTTTTGAAAATGTACCTTCACCAACAGGAGCTAATTTAGGAAGAGAAATAATAGAAAAAGCTGCTTTAGAAGATTATATAAGCTTTGCTAAAGATACAATAGGAATATCTTTAGAAGGATTAAGAGTAGCTTTAGATTGTGCAAATGGTGCATCTCACGAAGCTGCTGTTAGAGCCTTCAGAGAATTAGGAGCAGAAATATTTGTAATAAATGATAATCCAGATGGAACTAATATAAATGAAAATTGTGGATCAACTCATCCAGAAGAATTAATGGAGTATGTTGTTAAGAAAAAATGTCATATGGGATTTGCTTTTGATGGAGATGCAGATAGATGCTTAGCTGTTGATGAGCAAGGAAACTTAGTTGATGGAGATTTCATCTTAACAATATGTGCTAAATACTTAAAAGAATTAGGTAGATTAAAAGATGATACTCTAGTTGTAACTGTAATGAGTAACTTAGGACTAATGATAGCTTGTAAGAATGAAAAAATAAATACTGCAGTTACAAAAGTTGGAGATAGATATGTATTAGAAGAAATGTTAGCTAAAGGATATTCTTTAGGTGGAGAACAATCAGGTCATATCATATTCTTAGATCATAACTCAACTGGAGATGGACTTGTTACTGCACTTCAAGTAGCTAGCATAGTTAAGAGAACTGGAAAATCTTTATTTGAATTAAAAAATGTAATGAAGGTATTACCACAAGTTTTAGTTAACGCAAAAGTACCTAATAACATGAAAAATATTCATGAAGAAGATGAAGAAATAATAGCTGAAATCAAGAAAATGGAAGCTGCTTTAGATGGTTGCGGAAGAGTATTAATAAGACCATCAGGTACAGAACCATTAGTAAGAGTTATGCTTGAAGGTGAAAATCAAGCTGAGATAGATGAAATGGCTCATAACTTAGCAAGAATGATAGAAGCTAAATGTAATTAA
- a CDS encoding amylo-alpha-1,6-glucosidase, with amino-acid sequence MKFGKKDWISYDRGIEKEWMLTNGISGFCGGTAIGANCRKYQGLLLACTNSPEERYMILSNLNEEININGKLHQLSSCKYTDKIVDGFKNLQGFYYDGLPYFRFFVDGVVINKKIAMEYGKNTVVIEYDILNGSKESKINIEPLFTFRNPGVCSGEENLKFSKSVDKNKIQLTPQLNEDINIRFFTYGGKIVDKTDKIVDKIYYDVDKSTGDKFVDKCYIPGTVEINLNPKERKKIYLLCTIENEENFDCEKIIENEEKRINNLKNTFNDSRILAKYLPIAGDQFIVNRESIKGKTILAGYPWFLDWGRDAMIAINGLTLSTGRLEDAKDIIRSFSLYEKDGLIPNMFPGKGQEPLYNTVDASLWFINAVYNYLLYANSYEALEFVEKEVYKTIKNIIKAYKEGTKFSIKMDEEDSLINAGSGLDQVTWMDVRVNGIVVTPRHGKPVEINALWYNALKIAGLLKDKFEKDEKNEYEELAQKVKDSFNKAFWNEDGKYLYDVVNHNEKDHSLRPNQIWAVSLPFTMLDREKEKYIVQKVFEELYTPYGLRSLSRDHKDYHGIYIGKLFDRDMAYHQGTTWAFPLGGFFTAYCKVNDYSKEAVELVDSLMRDMEDHIKDQCLGSIAEIFDGDNPYKARGCYAQAWSVGEMLRVYYEDILGNHKKLKKVHKDIFI; translated from the coding sequence ATGAAGTTTGGAAAAAAAGATTGGATTAGTTATGACAGAGGGATAGAAAAAGAGTGGATGCTTACTAATGGCATAAGTGGATTTTGTGGAGGAACTGCTATAGGAGCAAACTGCAGAAAATATCAGGGGTTATTATTAGCATGTACTAATTCTCCAGAAGAGAGATACATGATTCTTTCAAATTTAAATGAGGAAATAAATATTAATGGAAAGCTTCACCAGTTGAGTTCTTGTAAATATACAGATAAAATAGTGGATGGCTTTAAAAATCTTCAAGGATTTTATTATGATGGACTACCTTATTTTAGATTTTTTGTAGATGGAGTAGTTATAAATAAAAAGATTGCTATGGAATATGGAAAGAATACTGTAGTAATAGAATATGACATATTAAACGGAAGTAAAGAATCAAAAATAAATATTGAACCATTATTTACTTTTAGAAATCCAGGAGTATGTAGTGGAGAAGAAAATTTAAAGTTTTCAAAATCTGTGGATAAAAATAAAATTCAACTTACTCCACAGCTAAATGAGGACATAAATATAAGATTTTTTACTTATGGTGGAAAAATAGTAGATAAAACTGATAAAATTGTGGATAAAATTTATTATGATGTGGATAAAAGTACAGGTGATAAGTTTGTGGATAAATGTTACATTCCAGGAACTGTTGAAATAAATTTAAATCCTAAGGAAAGAAAAAAGATTTATTTACTTTGTACTATAGAAAATGAAGAGAATTTTGACTGTGAAAAAATAATAGAAAATGAAGAGAAAAGAATAAATAATCTTAAAAATACCTTTAATGATTCAAGAATTTTAGCTAAATATCTTCCTATTGCAGGGGATCAATTTATAGTAAATAGAGAATCTATAAAGGGAAAAACAATTTTAGCTGGCTACCCTTGGTTTTTAGATTGGGGAAGAGATGCTATGATTGCTATTAATGGATTAACTTTGTCAACTGGAAGATTAGAAGATGCTAAAGATATTATAAGAAGTTTTAGCCTTTATGAGAAAGATGGATTAATCCCAAATATGTTCCCAGGAAAAGGACAAGAGCCACTTTATAATACAGTAGATGCTTCCTTATGGTTTATAAATGCAGTTTATAATTATTTGCTTTATGCTAATAGTTACGAAGCTTTAGAGTTTGTTGAGAAAGAAGTTTATAAAACTATAAAAAATATAATAAAGGCTTATAAAGAAGGTACTAAGTTCTCAATAAAAATGGATGAAGAGGATTCTTTAATAAATGCTGGATCAGGATTAGATCAGGTAACTTGGATGGATGTTAGAGTAAATGGTATAGTGGTTACTCCTAGACATGGTAAACCAGTTGAAATAAATGCTTTATGGTATAATGCCTTAAAAATAGCAGGCTTATTAAAAGATAAGTTTGAAAAAGATGAAAAGAATGAGTACGAAGAGCTAGCGCAAAAGGTTAAAGATTCATTTAATAAGGCTTTTTGGAATGAGGATGGAAAGTATCTTTACGATGTTGTAAATCATAATGAGAAGGATCATAGCTTAAGACCTAATCAGATTTGGGCAGTATCATTACCTTTTACAATGTTAGATAGAGAAAAAGAAAAGTATATTGTTCAAAAGGTTTTTGAAGAATTATATACTCCCTATGGATTAAGAAGTCTAAGTAGAGACCATAAGGATTATCATGGAATTTATATAGGAAAGCTTTTTGATAGAGATATGGCCTATCATCAAGGAACAACATGGGCATTTCCTCTTGGAGGATTTTTCACAGCTTATTGTAAGGTAAATGATTATTCTAAAGAAGCTGTAGAGTTAGTTGATTCTTTAATGAGAGATATGGAAGATCATATTAAAGATCAATGCTTAGGAAGTATTGCTGAAATTTTTGATGGTGATAATCCTTATAAAGCTAGGGGATGCTATGCTCAAGCTTGGAGTGTTGGAGAAATGCTTAGAGTTTATTATGAGGATATTCTAGGAAACCATAAAAAATTAAAAAAAGTCCACAAAGATATATTTATATAA
- a CDS encoding response regulator transcription factor produces MNILLVDDEEKIIEVLEAYLKKEGFSVFSCSNGEEALKIFDNNKIDLILLDLMLPDLSGEEVCKVIRAKSCVPIIMITAKTEEEDLLEGFDIGADDYVTKPFSVKQLIARIKAIIRRSTPCPNEGSDILVFNNGELKINVDTREVWVRDELITLTSTEFNILLCLSSYPKKIFTRDEIIELVLGDKSDSFDRVIDSHIKNLRGKIEENTRKPKFIVTVYGVGYKFEGKKI; encoded by the coding sequence TTGAATATATTATTAGTTGATGATGAAGAAAAAATCATTGAGGTATTAGAAGCTTATTTGAAAAAAGAAGGTTTCAGTGTTTTTTCTTGTAGTAATGGAGAAGAGGCTTTAAAAATATTTGATAACAATAAAATAGATTTGATTCTTTTAGATCTTATGCTTCCAGATTTAAGTGGAGAAGAGGTTTGTAAGGTTATTAGGGCAAAGAGTTGTGTTCCAATAATAATGATAACAGCTAAGACTGAGGAAGAGGATTTATTAGAAGGCTTTGACATTGGAGCTGATGATTATGTTACAAAACCTTTTAGTGTGAAACAACTGATTGCTAGAATAAAAGCTATTATTAGAAGAAGCACACCATGTCCTAATGAGGGAAGTGATATTTTAGTCTTTAATAATGGAGAGTTAAAAATTAATGTAGATACAAGAGAAGTATGGGTTAGAGATGAATTAATCACTCTAACATCAACAGAGTTTAATATACTTCTTTGCCTAAGTAGCTATCCAAAGAAAATCTTTACTAGAGACGAAATAATAGAGTTAGTATTAGGGGATAAAAGTGATAGCTTTGATAGGGTTATAGATTCTCACATAAAAAATTTAAGAGGTAAAATAGAAGAAAATACTAGAAAACCTAAGTTCATAGTAACTGTATATGGGGTGGGATATAAATTTGAAGGTAAGAAAATATAA
- a CDS encoding AIM24 family protein, which translates to MRTSLNIENKINMITEMRGDSVFQVLEYDSLKGGNSLELAVKLNQMKEANIKLRQVRIILEDSSVNIEKGALSYMRGPISMKNKIGGPIGLGKKLFSSKVTGESTFKPKYEGTGDIFLEPSFGHYALIELEDDEIIVDDGLFYACESSVEITAHMNKSLSSMVLGNEGVFQTKLSGNGIVVLEIPVPEEEVFKCKINNDVLKVDGNFAILRTGDIEFTVEKSSKSLVSTATGGEGLLNVFRGTGEVWLIPTKSVYEKLEKGWNSLRPLTDPKGSSNTKV; encoded by the coding sequence ATGAGAACATCATTGAATATAGAAAATAAAATTAATATGATAACTGAAATGAGAGGAGATTCTGTATTTCAGGTTTTAGAGTATGATAGTTTAAAGGGAGGAAATTCCTTAGAGCTTGCAGTTAAACTAAATCAAATGAAGGAAGCTAATATAAAGCTTAGACAGGTAAGAATTATTTTAGAAGATAGCTCTGTAAATATAGAAAAGGGAGCCTTAAGCTATATGAGAGGTCCAATATCTATGAAAAATAAGATTGGTGGGCCAATAGGATTAGGTAAAAAACTTTTTTCTAGTAAAGTTACAGGAGAGAGTACATTTAAACCTAAATATGAAGGAACAGGGGATATATTTTTAGAACCTTCCTTTGGTCATTATGCCTTAATTGAATTAGAAGATGATGAAATAATAGTTGATGATGGATTATTTTACGCTTGTGAAAGTAGTGTAGAAATAACTGCCCACATGAATAAATCTTTATCCTCTATGGTTTTAGGAAATGAGGGAGTATTTCAAACTAAGCTTTCAGGAAATGGAATAGTGGTTTTAGAAATACCAGTACCTGAGGAAGAGGTATTTAAATGTAAAATAAATAATGATGTGTTAAAGGTTGATGGAAATTTTGCCATATTGAGAACTGGAGATATTGAGTTTACAGTTGAAAAGTCATCAAAATCACTAGTATCTACAGCTACTGGAGGAGAAGGGCTTTTAAATGTATTTAGGGGGACTGGAGAAGTATGGCTAATACCAACTAAATCTGTTTATGAAAAGCTTGAGAAGGGATGGAATTCCTTAAGACCATTAACAGATCCAAAGGGTAGCTCTAATACTAAGGTATAA